From the Neobacillus sp. PS3-34 genome, the window AGGGGGATTCTAACATGCTTTAGAATCCCTCTCTTTTAAATGCCTTATATTTGTTGGTTTACAAAAACACCAAGCATCTACCCTTTCTTTAGGTAGATGCTTTATTTCTTTTTTACAAGTAAATATGGACCTCCTGACTAGCACGGGGCCTTCGTTGGACTTGTTCTATTTCCTACACGCTATTATCCATAACTCCTGTCCACTAAATTTTTACAAAAACATTACATTTGATATTCTGCTATTTTAATATGATAAAATTTAAGTAGATTAAAGATGATAGATTGGAGCAGTGAGTAAATGAGAAAAATTTTACTAACAGTGGGATTATTAACCTTCTTATCTCTAGGATTGGGACATGGACATGCTTCTGCGGAGTCAGATTTGGTTTCGAAGTGTGGAAAAGTGACTCAAAATCAAAATCCCAGCTTTCAACAATTAAATTGTTTGCTGACAAATGCGGCTTTGGAAGCAAACATTCCTCCTGAAGTAGTAAAGGCAGTGGCGTGGCAGGAAAATGGATGGAAGCAATTTAATGCAGATGGTTCGCCAAGTATATCCGATGACAGTGGAATTGGTGTAATGCAAATTACGAATTACCCAGGCTATGATGAAGAAAAATTGAAAACAGATATCTTATATAACATTGAATCAGGGGCGAAGATTCTTTCCAGTAAGTACGACCAGGGGAATCTCCCAAAGATAAAAGGTGCGAGGCGGCAGGATATTGAAAATTGGTACTTTGCTGTCATGGCGTACAACGGGACAAAGCCTGTGAACAGCCCTCTTTTTAAAGACACTGGGAAACCCAACCCTGATGCCTACCAGGAAAAGGTGTTTAAGTATATTGAAGAAAATAGTTTCCTAGGCGATACAAAATTGGCGAAATTCCCTTTTAAAACAACAGACTTTAAATATGATTCAAATAGTGACGCCAACATCGAATTTACGACGCGGGTATATACACTTTCTGAAAAACTGCATCCATCCAATTATTATTATAATAAGGGGGTTAAGGTTGCTACTACGATAGATAACGCAAATCTTCGGGCACAGCCTGGTACTTCCCAGAGTGTTAAATTGTTAGGGAAATTTTCGGCTTTAACGATTACCGGGAATTTTGTTTATGACCAATCCTCTGACAGTCAAAATCAGTTTGTCTGGTACCCTGTTATGTCTGGGGATAAAAAGGTGGGGTATATCTCCTCTTCCTATATTACTGCTCCTGTTTGCACGCCATGTTTGCAGTATCATAAAGGCGAAATAATCCCTTGGGATCGCGACAAGCTTGTACCGGGGCAACTCGGCAGATTAACGGTCCTTCAAAATACACCGTTATTTAAATTGGATGGTACTTTTGTTCGCATGTTGAAAAAAGGTGATCCCCTCTACCGGATATATGCATTTAAACCTGGAATGCTCAGTGTAGGCGGAGGCTTGTATGTGAACCGCGATGAGAAAGTGAAGTATGAAACACCAAGCAAATCTAAATTAGATGCGGTTAAATGTATAGCGAATTATTATTAAATAGCAAAAGGGAGTGCCATCAAAGGCACTCCCTTTATTTAGTAGGAACTCTGTTTGAGTCAAGCCCCTTTTTTGTACGTATAGATCCGAAGTTCTTCGCCCTTTTTTAATGTTCTTGGTTGAGGGATGAGGTCGGCACCATTTGAGCTGATCTTATATAACGGCGTATTTGTTAAGACAGTGATTTTTCCAATTTGCCCTCTTTTTAAAAGAGTTTTGCCCCAGGCAACCTGCTTTGCTTTTTGCAATTCGGCCAGTTTTTGTTTCGTTGGAGTCATGTACTTAACGGTGTTTGACTTCAGTACATAATAGCCTCCACCCACGCCATATAATTCGGTTGCCGGTAAATTTTTAGTAGTTACCGCAGCCCAGCCTGATTTTGTTAGGACCTGAACTTTGTTTAAAGCTGCCAAGTCTTTCACTTCCTGCTTTAATTCTGATGATAAAGCTGAATAGTTAGAAATGACGAGCTTTTGATTATTTGCAAAATTAATTCGGATGTCGTTTGCGACAGGGGGCCAGTTTTGCCCTGCTGATATAGACGGGCAATTGTTAGCCATTGATCTGTATGTTGTTTGGAAGCCATTGCTATATCTTTCAAATCAATATTTGGCTGAATCCCAATTTTATTATAGCTTACATTGTTTGCGGACTTGATTTCTGCAATCGTGTATTTTAAATAACTGCCGTCTGACAAAGTGTCCGCTTCCTGCATGACGCCTTTTCCATAGGTTTTTCTACCCATAAGAAGAGCGGCATGATTGTTTTTTAATGTGTAAGCGAGAATTTCTGATGCACTTGCAGTATATTCATCCGTCAGGACAATGGCTGAATCAAGATGAAGGTCACTGCCGCCGCTTCCAATTTGGTCTACATCACCATTGCCGTATACAAATTTTATAACAGGTTTATCGGTTGCCTTGATGAAGTGTTCCATGATTTGAAGAGAGGCTACTACCTGGCCTCCGCCATTACCACGGAGGTCAATGATCCACTTCTTCGCATGCTGATTCTTTAAACTTGTTAAGTTTTCAACGAATTCCTTATAGGTATCGGTGCCAAAGGAAGAGATGCTGATATAACCGACGGATCCATCCAATAATTTACCTTCTACCAGAGGAAGATGGATGGTTGCCCTTGTTCCTGTTAATGTAAGTTCTTTATTCCCCCGTCTCACAGTTAGGGTGACCTTGGTGTTTTCTTTCCCAAGCATATACGATTGGACTTCTTCCATTGGAGAATTGCTAATATCATGGCTATCCACCTTAATGATGATGTCACCGTTTTGCAGTCCCATTCTGGAAGCAGGGGTATTTTTATAAACAGTGGTGATAAGTACTCCATCCTTGGCTTTCTCTATTCCTATGCCCAATCCAACGAAATTCTGATCGATCGCACTCATGAAACTTTTAAACTCATCGGGATTCATATATTCAGTGTAAGGGTCATTCAAAGAAGCTATAAGTTCATCAATTGTTGTTGCATTTAAACTACTATCCGTTAATGGCTTATAGTAATTTTCTTTTAATTTATTTTTAATTTCTTGAAGAATACTAGAATCCTGTACAGCAGACGGATTTTGAGAACTGGCCGTTGTTGTGGTGTCAGCAGCTGCAGCTGCAGGTAAAGGAGTCAATAGCAAAAGTAATGCGAAAAGATAAGAAATAAACTTCATTTTTCCCCCTAATAGATTGTGGCATATACTAGTTATAATTCAATTTAGTGGGAAAGTAAATGTGGTAGATTGGGAGCCGATTAAAGTTAGATTAGAATCTGTTAAATGTATGGTGAAGTAGTGCAGATTGGGGGTTCTTAATCGGATTTGGGGTTTATCAACTGGATCTGGGGAATTATCAACCGGATTTGGAGTTTTATCAACCGCTATAGGAAGTTTATCAACCGATTCCAAAGTTTTATCAACCGCTCCCCCGGATCAGGACACTTATAAAAGTCCTATCCAGTTTTTTTGTGCTTTTTGAGCATTTCGCACAGTATCCCCCTGCATAAGGATTATATTTTTGTGAAAATTTTTCCATTTAATAAGAAATAAGTATTGTAAAATACTTGACTGTTAGATATATAAATGTGAAAATTCAAATAGTTACATATTTATCCAAAATTAGTTAATAAATACTAATTTAAGAGTGGGGACTGCTAAATGGGGAAGAGAAGGAAGAGTTTAAAGAAAGCTAGCAAATATTTACTTGCATCGACAATGGCTGTTTCTGCCGTGGTTACTGCTAATCCTTTTCAGTCTGAGGCGAGTACGAATGCCGGGGATTTGGTATTAAAGGCAGAAAAGTTGGCTGGTGCATTGAAATGGCAAATTTCTTACGAGTATAGGAAATCAGCTGTTTTTGAATATCCAAATATCGCATTGTTCAATCAGACCAAACAGGCTCTTCAGGAAGCGAAACAGGCTGTCAATCATGTGAAGGGCAGTAATAAAGTGCTGCTGCAAACGCGTTTGGACCAAAATGTGAGCTCTTATGTGGACCGGACAGCCAAGTACATAGATGCCGTAACAACAGGCAAAAGATTAGTCGCTGCAAGCACGAAGCTTTCAGAGAATCTTTCAAAAGGATTGGTGGATGATTCTGTAGAAGCAGCTTATCACCAGCTTTCACGCGACATTCAAAAGAGCGCGATTATTTTTGGCAGAGTATATGGAAAATCGACGAGAACAGAATTGTTAAACTACTATGTGAAAGGTGCAAAGGAAGTACGAGAAAAAGCGGCTTACCCGGTTTCTATTAAAATAGCGTTGGATGATTTCAACGCTGCATTAAAAGAAAATAATGTGGAAAAATCCATTTACCATGCCAGTCGCCTTGAGAAGCTCTTTGCTGCTGCAAAATTGCCTGAAGGGTCAGCGATTTCAAAAACTTTAACAGCATCATATAAAGAGTCGCAAAAGAATTACGAAAATATCGTTACTGTTTTTAAAGCTGATTCTACGGATTCTACAAATCCAACCATCGCAGGCGGAACAGTTTCCGGGCTGCAAAAAATCAATAAAACCGTTGTGATTGTAGCAGGGGCAGGCCAATATATTAAACTTGCAAACGCAGAAATCGAAGGCAACTTGATTATTAAAGGCGATTCAACCGGAGCGGGGACAGTATTTTTAGAAAACGTGAAGGTCAGCAAGGTTAATAATGCTGGCGGGTCTATTATTGTTGAAGATGTTGCTGACCACAGCCTTCATCAGGATCATGTTAGCGCTGAGGAATTGAAGATCAATGATACAAACGGCGCCAATGTTATTGCCGGACAGGGCACAGCCATTAAAAAGGTTACTGTAACGGAGACAGCTGGAGCCAGTGGTACCATCAATCTGGAGTCACAGTCAAAAGGAGCGTTTGGCAATGTTGAACTTGCTTCCAACGTTTCCGGGAATTCCAATGGTGTTTTATTAAAAGGAGATTTCTCTGAATCTACTGTTTCAGTAACAGGCGAGGGCTCGACTGTAAAAGTGGCCAAGGATGCTGTGGTAAAAGAAGTCGAAGTGAAAACGTCTGCAATACTTGAAGCTGAAGCAGGGGCAAACGTCCAGGCAGTTAACCTGGAAGCTGCTGAAAAAGGACAAAGCATACAGTTAAAAGGTGACTTAAAAAACACGGTCGTTACGATCGCAAATGCCAATGCAGAAGTCAAAGTAGCAGAAAACACAGTAATCAAAGAAGTGAAGAAAGATAGTTCCGTGAAAGAGGAAGTAAGTGTTGAAAATAACGGGAAGATTGAATTTTCAACCGGGGTACAGGTGACACACAATCCGCCTGCACAAACAACTCCGCCGGTAGTGACACCAACACCGCCGTCGACGGGGGGAACGACTAATCCGCCTCCTGTTACACAAACAGCACCGGTGGCAACAAACGTGACGATTTCCGGGAACGTAACAGTGGGTGCAGTACTCACAGGAAATTATCATTATAGTGATGCAGAAAGTGATCCGGAAAGCGGAACGGTGTTTAGCTGGTTCCGTGCCGATCGTGCCGATGGGCAAAATAAAACGGTGATCCAGGGGGCAACTGGCAATACCTATACGCTAACTTCTGATGATGTTGGCAAATATTTATTCTTTGGGGTTACGCCTAAAGCTTCAACTGGTACGGCAGCAGGGACGGAAGTTATAAGTGCGGGGGTTGGACCGGTTGCGGCACCTGCAAATCAAGATGTAACGCCACCGTCTATCACAGAAGTTAATGCTGTTGATTTAGACGCTAATGGAGTATTCAACCGATATGACCAGGTTAATTTTACCTTTAGTGAGGATTTGAATGAACAATCGAAGACGGCTGTTGAGCATGAACTTGAACAGCGGACGGATCTTTTTGGAACAGGCGTTACCGCCGAATGGGTAGGAGGAAATACAGTAGCTGTAACGATTCAAACTCTGGATGATGTTCCACTTAACTTCAGCAGTACCTTCACAATTTCAAAGGAAAACATCTATGACCTGAGCGGCAATCACCCAGGCAGCAATCTAACAATTGATGTACCGGATTATTTTACCCTAAGCGGGAATGTGAGAGTGCCTTATAACCAGGCAACCTCAACAAAGTTATTAGTTTTCCTTGGAGGTACTTTAAGCGAAGGTACAAAAGCAATCACAAACGTTGCCGATCTTTTTGCTAATTCAGAAGTTACGCAAATTAGCGGTGAAACCCGGACAACGATACATGTACAAAGCATGCAGTGGAATCAGAACAAAACAGCATTGACTTTAACCATTCCTGAAACAACCTTTGCCGATGGTGACAAAGTAGATGTCCATTTTGTGAGTGGAGCTGTTAAAGACACACACAATAAAGTACTGGGAGGCATTTTGGCAACGATTAAGGTGACAAGTCCTCCATATACAGCAGATATGGTAGAGATCGGCAGATTATTAGCCCTTCTGCCAGCAGATCCATCTACGGTTGACTTGTCGGGATTAGATAGGTTAAGAAGTGATGTTGATAGGATAAACGGGGTAATTACTCATGCCATTCAACTTGGAGCCACACAGCAGCAAATTTCTGCATTAGCAAATTACAGTCGGTTGGCAGCGGCAGAGCAGCGGATTCAAGAGCTTATCCAACAGCAGCAACAGCAGGGACAAACCGTCTCCTTCTTAATCCAGGGAGGGCAATTTACGAGTTCATTTGCACACGTAGCAGTGATTGGGTTTAATGGGACTTCCCCAAATTTCATTTTTACGAACTTTATCACAGACTCTTCTTTAAATGAGAATGGATTAAGCGTCAATTTAACAAATACTAGTCAAACACAGGCAACCACTTTTTATGCCTTGATTAATACTAATGGATATTTATTTATTAAAAAATTTACCCTTGCAGACCTGCAAAGTAGAAATGCTTTCTCCATACAAGTAGATAATACCTATGTTCCATTGCAAGTATCGCTGCCAAATGGAGTAAGTGAATCAAATCCTTCTGATTCCGTTTATCTGAATATGAAAAATGAGAATGGTGGAATCGTTAGGGCGTGGGTTTCCAATGGAACGAAGGTTCCTGTTGGTACTTACAATATTCAATACCTTGCCCAAAGATCAGACATGTCCTACAGTCTGTTCAAGGACAACTTTATTGTCTCTGACACAAATCATAATGTAAGTTTCTCAGAAAATGATGTGGCAAGAGTTAATTTTATTTTATCCACACATAACACGGATGTGACCTACACCTTGTCAGATGTGGCTCCATTGTATTCTCTGGGAAGTAACTATAATCCGATTACTTCAGCCAATGTGGCGGAAGGTGTAACAACTGTTTCCTTGACAAAAGGATTTTATGGAACGATCGCTCCAACTTATAAGATTAATAAAAATCAAGAAAGCTGGAGAATCTCATTTTTCCCGAATGCTATTGACCTTCAGGGGGACACAACGATAACTGTTGATGACCAGCTTGGTATTATGGTTGATTGGGATGTTCCATATGCTGATAACAAAACTGTAAATATGAATAGCCCGTTGTTAAATTATTTAAATACTGACATTAAAAATGCGAGTGGCCAAAGTCTGCAATATCTGGACAAATTAAGCAGCACCACAAATCCTAATTCAGGAGGTCCTTTAAAAGGAAGAGTAACACTCAGAACAACTGATGGCAGAGTATTTACGAAGGACGTAAATGTTTTCTCATTTAGCCAACTATCGATTAGCGATATTACAAATGGAGAAATCATTTCCGGCCAGGCAGAGCTTACTTTTGAAGCGTTAGATTCGCCAATTGCGATTCAATCATATACCACTACGATTACGATTGGTGGGTAAATTGGGTACCCTTCACGCCCCGAAGATTGCCGAAAAATAGTTAATCAAACGTTTGATTAAATGAGTGCAAAGGCTTGGTTTATAAGGTTTTAACGAAAAGTGACAGGCGCCTTCCAGAGAATTGGAAGGTGCCTGTCACTTTTTTTAGAGCTTCCATCTGTTTCATTAAACAAGACCGCAGGGTAAGAATAAGCAATAAGGAGGGATATGATGCCTTTTGATTATTCATTGGATTTTGACCATCTTGATTTCCGAAAACACCCGGAGCTTTACCGGGTTGGGCGAGGGGAGCAGGGGGTACTGCTGGTAGAACCGTATAAAAGCGAGATATTGAAGTATTGGCGCTTTAAGACACCAGAGATTGCTGAGGAATCATCCGACACCATCTATGAGCTTTTCTTGGAGTATAAAAAGAAAGATGATTTTGTCGGTATGGATATGGCCCGTAAGTTTCTGCAAATGGGATATACAAGAGCCCGCCGCTATACGAACTACAAAGGCGGCCATAAATATAATGAGGATGGCAGCGTAAAGGAACGTCAAAATGATAAGGTGAAGGCGGAATCGGCGGCTATTTTCTACGAAAAGTGGAAGCTGGCAAGGGAGGATAAAGAGTATTTGACCTTAAAGAAGGCGCACCAGAAGAAGTATGGCTAAGGCATGTCATGCCCCGAAGTTTGTCGGAAAATCGTTAATCAAACGTTTGATTGAATGCCGTTGAAGCCTTGTTATACAAGGATTTTATGTTTGTCGAAGTAAAAAGGGGGTCAGACCCCCGCTTAGGTAAAGCGTGAAAGTGACAGGCACCTTCCAGGGAATTGGAAGGTGCCTGTCACTTTGGAGTGGCTAAAGGCGGGTTTGCTCAGGAAAGGGCCACGCACATTTATCCCCGGCTTTGTTTTTGATATTTGCCTAACCAGCCTTGTGGCTTTGCCCAGTAATAAGGAAGGTGGGGTGTATTCTGGTTAACTAATTCAATCAATTCATTGAAACCTTTCATTTTTTGAAGGTCAAAGGCGACTCCTTCATTTGTACTCACTTGAAAAAAACTCGTTGTATCTGAGTCTTCGCCTCCTGAATCTTCTTCGTAATAGCTAGTTGCCACTACATCTGACCATTTGTATTCCTTCACAGCAGTTCCTTTTCGTTTATTGCCTTCTTTTACTGAAAAGCCTTGATCATGTATTGTAACTGTGGTGTTATTCATAAAAGTTCGAATGAGAAAGAAAACAATCACACCTATAGCTATGAAACCTAAACCAAGCAGCGGGAAAAACGAAAGACACGAAATACCCATAATACCGAAAACAATTCCGAAAACCATGGATGTCCCTGTACTTTTATTAGAGAATTCTTTATTCATCCTATCCCTCCCTTAAAAAAGGAATATGCTTTATGATTACAGTTCATGACTTTTCGCCTATGAAAATACAACTCTATTTCATTCTAAACATTATGTTAAAACCAGCGATTTTTTCTTGTAAATGGAGCAAATCTTTTTATGAATCGAAAGGAGGGCGAGTCAGCAATGCGCAGTCCGAGGGTATAGGCATCGTTTTCAATTCGTTGCTGATGAACCTTCCGATGTTTTTCATCAGGAGAGTCTAGTAATAGCTCAGTATTGTACCAGACATTGATTCTGCAGTGAGTCATAAAAAAAGAAGATATTGATTCGTCTTTTTGGCCCATCAACGAATCAAGGGCCGAATAAAGCGGGCATAGTGGTGTGCCAGCTCATCTTGAACATGATCCACCAGACTCGTTAACACGTCGTTAATTCGTTCATGATCATAGCGGCGATGCAGCATAACACGGGCATCGGGCGACGCATTATCCTCGTTAAGAATGCTATAAAGAACCATAGGAAGGTCGCTGTTGATGTGAGCGTTGATACCGAGTAATGCATCCTGCAGGACAAAAACTTGTTTTTCATCAGCCATGCGGAGAGCCAGCTCCCAGGCCGGTGGACAAGGCTGCCCTGCATCATAAGAGTCTATTACATTAAAATAGTGCTGAGCGAAACAGACTAGAACACGCTCCATCCAAACGGGGTCCCGGAAAATATCAGAGGCGAGACGCCGCTGCATCTCCTGCGTCATGAGGAGATAGACACGCTGAAATACGGCCGATGATCTCCACACTCTTGCAGAACATGGAGACGCTCGGTCATTGTATCAATCACGTCTTGCATCGTTTGAAACTGCCCCACCTGATTACTTGCCATCTCCATCATATCCCTCCCCATTGCTTGAACCACAGTAGACAGGCACCATTCCATTGGGAATGATGCCTGTGTCTTTTCTTAGTCGTTACTTCAGTCAGAATCACCAAAGTCAAAATCATTGTCAAAGTCAGGACCATCATCTTTTTGCTCTTGTTTACCGCCAGGGAAAATGAAGAATGCTGCCGCTATGGCCAATATACCGAAGAAATGATTGGAAGTGGCAAAAAGGTAAAATCCGAAAATAAACACGAGAACACCAAGCACTTTCAAGCTTGTTTTTTTCGTATTCATAACCTCCTCCCAATGTTTAACATGGTATATAGTTATTAGCGATGTTAGCTTTGTATTCCAATTAGTGGGAATAAAGGCCCCTTTGACCAATCATTTTCTCTTCTAATAGGGGAAGTATCTCTGCCGGCACCACTCTTTGCTACAAGGTTCTGATCCTGCCTGAACCAGATGAAGCGGGCTAATCAAAGCTGGGCCGTGAGGGAGAAAATCGACGAATGGTTTTCTCTTTTAGGGTTGCCCTTTTCTTTATAAAGAAGAAGGATTCTGAAAATTAGTTCGAGTGGGAAAGAAATTGGCGAAAGTGATTGTTGTCTATGACCAGCCAAAAGACCAAGAGGGATTTGAAAAGTATTATAACGAAGTACATATCCCGCTGGTACAAAAAATTCCCAATCTAACAGGTGCGGAAGTCCATCGTGTCCTGCAATCGATGTATACAGAGGATAAATTATACTTGATCGCTGAACTTCAGTTCGAAAATCCTGAAAGTTTAACGCAAGCACTTGCTACACCGGAATTTCAAATCTCGTTGAATTTTTAAATAAACCTCCCGTTGTGGCAATTGTTGATTAAGGAAGACAAAAAGGTGACAGGCACCTTCCAGGAAATTGGGAGGTGCCTGTCACTTTTTTTATATGTAAACTAGGATGAAAATCATTCGGCAAATCTATAATCGTAGGAACCTTTTATTACGTTAATTTTTTTTCCGTTAATTATAACGGTTGTGTTATTTACCCAATTTATTTGCGCCTTTTCTCCTTCGTTCCAGTATATGATTCTAGTTTTATCATTTTTATTATTGTGAACAACGCCTCTTAATGTCCAAGAAACAGTAGCGCCACCGCTGGAACGATAAACCTTAACATCATACTGTCTATTTGGTGAAATAGAATGAGCTGCCAATTCTTCACCTTTAGGATTGATTTTTTGTAAAGGATAATATGCGTAATACCTATACAAACAAACAAGCAGTATTATAAGGATTATCGGAATTAAAATTACACCGAATATTAACAACGTCTTTTTCATTTAGACAACATTCCCTTGTGTCGTTTTTCTATATTATGGGTTATTGCCCGTTCCAATGGTAATACCAAATATCTCCTTAGGATTTGTATTGTAATTAAAAATCACAATAAAGGCCCCATCGGCTCTGAATCTGGAAACAAGCGGGCGATACTCTCACTGCGATATTCTTTCACGGTACACGGAATATCTGCTTTTGTATATTCCTTTACCAATTTTGCGTCTTTTGGTATCAATTGTGAGGCGACTTGCTTGGCTTCTTCTACGGTACGGGATGGTTGACTTGTCGATTCGAACTGGATGGTGATGTTGTCCGCACGATGATTCAGGAACATAGGCAAGAGATAATCGTTTTGGAACCTCGCCATGGTTTTATCACCATTATTTTTTCCATACGCTTTTGTAAATGCATCATAGGTATCTCCTAATCCCACCTGTACAGAAACTTGAGGCTCAT encodes:
- a CDS encoding transglycosylase SLT domain-containing protein — encoded protein: MRKILLTVGLLTFLSLGLGHGHASAESDLVSKCGKVTQNQNPSFQQLNCLLTNAALEANIPPEVVKAVAWQENGWKQFNADGSPSISDDSGIGVMQITNYPGYDEEKLKTDILYNIESGAKILSSKYDQGNLPKIKGARRQDIENWYFAVMAYNGTKPVNSPLFKDTGKPNPDAYQEKVFKYIEENSFLGDTKLAKFPFKTTDFKYDSNSDANIEFTTRVYTLSEKLHPSNYYYNKGVKVATTIDNANLRAQPGTSQSVKLLGKFSALTITGNFVYDQSSDSQNQFVWYPVMSGDKKVGYISSSYITAPVCTPCLQYHKGEIIPWDRDKLVPGQLGRLTVLQNTPLFKLDGTFVRMLKKGDPLYRIYAFKPGMLSVGGGLYVNRDEKVKYETPSKSKLDAVKCIANYY
- a CDS encoding S41 family peptidase; this encodes MKFISYLFALLLLLTPLPAAAAADTTTTASSQNPSAVQDSSILQEIKNKLKENYYKPLTDSSLNATTIDELIASLNDPYTEYMNPDEFKSFMSAIDQNFVGLGIGIEKAKDGVLITTVYKNTPASRMGLQNGDIIIKVDSHDISNSPMEEVQSYMLGKENTKVTLTVRRGNKELTLTGTRATIHLPLVEGKLLDGSVGYISISSFGTDTYKEFVENLTSLKNQHAKKWIIDLRGNGGGQVVASLQIMEHFIKATDKPVIKFVYGNGDVDQIGSGGSDLHLDSAIVLTDEYTASASEILAYTLKNNHAALLMGRKTYGKGVMQEADTLSDGSYLKYTIAEIKSANNVSYNKIGIQPNIDLKDIAMASKQHTDQWLTIARLYQQGKTGPLSQTTSELILQIIKSSSFLTIQLYHQN
- a CDS encoding DUF4385 domain-containing protein; translation: MPFDYSLDFDHLDFRKHPELYRVGRGEQGVLLVEPYKSEILKYWRFKTPEIAEESSDTIYELFLEYKKKDDFVGMDMARKFLQMGYTRARRYTNYKGGHKYNEDGSVKERQNDKVKAESAAIFYEKWKLAREDKEYLTLKKAHQKKYG
- a CDS encoding EthD family reductase — protein: MIVVYDQPKDQEGFEKYYNEVHIPLVQKIPNLTGAEVHRVLQSMYTEDKLYLIAELQFENPESLTQALATPEFQISLNF
- a CDS encoding DUF5412 family protein, translating into MKKTLLIFGVILIPIILIILLVCLYRYYAYYPLQKINPKGEELAAHSISPNRQYDVKVYRSSGGATVSWTLRGVVHNNKNDKTRIIYWNEGEKAQINWVNNTTVIINGKKINVIKGSYDYRFAE